The region ggggagaggggttactgagtggcagtgtgagggagctggattaacatcagtagagatacagtcagtaacacagggtgctgaggggagaggggttactgagtgacagtgtgaggaagctggattaacatcagtagagatacagtcagtaacacagggtgctgggggggaggagttactgagtgacagtgtgagggagctggattaacatcagcagagatacagtcagtaacacagggtgctgggggagaggggttactcagtgacaatgtgagggagctggattaacatcagtagagatacagtcagtaacacagggtgctgggggagaggggttactaagtgacagtgcgggggagctggattaacatcagtggagatacagtcagtaacacagggtgctgggggagaggggttactgagtgacagtgagggatctggggggagaggggttactcagtgacaatgtgagggagcaggattaacatcagtagagatacagtcagtaacacagggtgctgggggagaggggttctgagtgacagtgtgagcgagcaggattaacatcagtagagatacagtcagtaacacagggtgctgggggagaggggttctgagtgacagtgtgagggagcaggattaacatcagtagagatacagtcagtaacacagggtgctgggggagaggggttactgagcgacagtgtgagggagctggattaacatcagtagagatacagtcagtaacacagggtgctgggggagaggggttactgagtgacagtgtgagggagctggattaacatcagtagagatacagacagtaacacagggtgctggggggagaggggttactgagtgacagtgttagggagctggattaacatcagtagagatacagtcagtaacacagggtgctgggggagaggggttacggagtgacagtgtgagggagctggattaacatcagtagagatacagtcagtaacacagggtgctgggggagaggggttactgagtgacagtgtgagggagctggattaacatcagtagagatacagtcagtaacatagggtgctgggggagaggggttactgagtgacagtgtgaggaagctggattaacatcagtagagatacagtcagtaacacggtgctgggggagagaggttactgagtgacagtgtgagggagctggattaacatcagtagagatacagtcagtaacacagggtgctgggggagaggggttactgagtgacagtgtgagggagcaggattaacatcagtagagatacagtcagtaacacagggtgctgggggagaggggttactgagtgacagtgtgagggagctggattaacatcagtagagatacagtcagtaacacagggtgctgggggagaggggttactgagtgacagtgtgagggagctggattaacatcagcagagacacagtcagtaacacagggtgctgggggagaggggttactgagtgacagtgagggatctggggggagaggggttactcagtgacaatgtgagggagctggaataacatcagcagagatacagtcagtaacactgggtgctgggggagaggggttactgagtgacagtgtgaggaagctggattaacatcagtagagatacagtcagtaacacagggtgctggggggggaggagttactgagtgacagtgtgagggagctggattaacatcagcagagatacagtcagtaacacagggtgctgggggagaggggttactcagtgacaatgtgagggagctggattaacatcagtagagatacagtcagtaacacagggtgctgggggagaggggttactgagtgacagtgtgagggagctggattaacatcagcagagatacagtcagtaacacagggtgctgggggagaggggttactcagtgacaatgtgagggagctggattaacatcagtagagatacagtcagtaacacagggtgctgggggagaggggttactgagtgacagtgtgagggagctggattaacatcagtagagatacagtcagtaacacggtgctgggcgagaggggttactgattagcagtgtgagggagctggattaacatcagtagagatacagtcagtaacacagggtgctgggggagaggggttactgagtgacagtgtgagggagctggattaacatcagtagagatagtcagtaacacagggtgctgggggagaggggttactgagtggcagtgtgagggtgctggattaacatcagtagagatacagtcagtaacacggtgctgggggagaggggttactcagtgacaatgtgagggagctggattaacatcagtagagatacagtcagtaacacagggtgctgggggagaggggttactaagtgacagtgcgggggagctggattaacatcagtggagatacagtcagtaacacagggtgctgggggagaggggttaatgagtgacagtgagggatctggggggagaggggttactcagtgacaatgtgagggagctggattaacatcagtagagatacagtcagtaacacagggtgctggggagaggggttactaagtgacagtgcgggggagctggattaacatcagtagagatacagtcagtaacacagggtgctgggggaggggggttctgagtgacagtgagagggagctggattaacatcagtagagatacagtcagtaacacagggtgctgggggagaggggttactaagtgacagtgcgggggagctggattaacatcagcagagatacagtcagtaacacagggtgctggggagaggggttactgagtgactgagggagcaggattaacatcagtagagatacagtcagtaacacagggtattgggggagaggggttctgagtgacagtgtgagggagcaggattaacaccagtagagatacagtcagtaacacagggtgctggggagaggggttctgagtgacagtgtgagggagcaggattaacatcagtagagatacagtcagtaacacagggtgctgggggagaggggttcggagtgacagtgtgagggagcaggattaacatcagtagagatacagtcagtaacacagggtgctgggggagaggggttactgagcgacagtgtgagggagctggattaacatcagtagagatacagtcagtaacacggtgctgggggagaggggttactgagtgacagtgtgagggagctggattaacatcagtagagatacagacagtaacacagggtgctggggggagaggggttactgagtgacagtgtgagggagctggattaacatcagtagagatacagtcagtaacacggtgctgggcgagaggggttactgattagcagtgtgagggagctggattaacatcagtagagatagtcagtaacacagggtgctgggcgagaggggttactgattagcagtgtgagggagctggattaacatcagtagagatacagtcagtaacacagggtgctgggggagaggggttactgagtgacagtgtgagggtgttgggggagaggggttactcagtgacaatgtgagggagctggaataacatcagcagagatacagtcagtaacactgggtgctgggggagaggggttactgagtgacagtgtgagggagctggattaacatcagtagagatacagtcagtaacacagggtgctgggggagaggggttaatgagtgacagtgtgagggagctggattaacatcagtagggatacagtcagtaccacagggtgctgggggagaggggttactgagtgacagagtgagggagctggattaacatcagtagagatacagtcagtaacacagggtgctggggggagaggggttactgagtgacagtgtgagggagctggattaacatcagtagagatacagtcagtaacacagggtgctgggggagaggggttactgagtggcagtgtgagggagctggattaacatcagtagagatacagtcagtaacacagggtgctgaggggagaggggttactgagtgacagtgtgagggagctggattaacatcagtagagatacagtcagtaacatggtgctgggggagaggggttactgagtgacagtgtgagggagctggattaacatcagtagaaatacagtcagtaacatagggtgctgggggagaggggttactgagtgacagtgtgagggagctggattaacatcagtagagatacagtcagtaacatagggtgctgggggagaggggttactgagtgacagtgtgagggagcaggattaacatcagtagagatacagccagtaacacagggtgctgggggagaggggttactgagtgacagtgtgagggagctggattaacatcagtagagatacagtcagtaacacagggtgctgggggagaggggttactgagtgacagtgtgagggagctggattaacatcagtagcgatacagtcagtaacacagggtgctggggggagaggggttactgagtgacagtgtgagggagctggattaacatcagtagcgatacagtcagtaacacagggtgctgggggagaggggttactgagtgacagtgtgagggagctggattaacatcagtagcgaTACAGTCAGCAATAACCACGGCGATAGATGACGCTGTCCTGCAAGGTTGTTTCTGTGAATGATGTTATTGCGGCCATGTAGTCCCAGCTTTCAGAGACGGtgggtgcaaccccccccccccccccccccaaacacccctcccggtcccctcttcccccactcacCTGCGCAGCAGCAtttggtgcccccacctggaagtgCAGGGCCAGCTCCAACTGGTTGGAGAACTGCTGCTCGCACTCGGTGCAGTTGAAGTTGTCGCAGTTGACGAGGGCGGGGTCGGGAAAGAGGGGCATTACTGGCACGGTCTGCTGGGCGTCGGCCGCCGCACTCTTGCCCCCGGCCTTGGAGGCGCCGGCCTGGCCGGAGGCGGCGGGCGCCAGGGGCAGCGGCGGGGCGACGTCCGGCTGGCCGATCATCTGGTCCAGGGTGATGGTCTTCATGACCAGGTTGGAGCACTGCATGACCAGCCCCTTGTCCTTGTGCTCGCGGGCGTGCAGCATCaggctgcagcggttgaagaagacaATCCTCTTGGCGCAGTGGTTGCAGGTCACGTCGATCCTCATGCTGCGCCGGTCGTAGTGCCGCGCCAGGCTCCTCTCCAGGGCGAAGGAGTCGCCGCACTCCAGGCAGCGGTAGCCGGAGGGGGGCAGCGCCAGGCAGCTGTCCGCCGGGGGGTTGAGGTTGGGCTTGTACGTCGGTAGCGGGTTCTTGCCGTTGAGCAGCCGGTGGAAGGCCTCCACCAGGGGGGCAGACTGGCTGCGGGGCACCGTGGAGCCGTTGGCGGCCTGGCTGGGTTTCTGGGACTGGGCCAGCGGCAGGGTGGACTTGGTGGCCAgctggagggtggtggtggtggtgctggcgggGACGTACTTGGTCGCCAAGGCCAGCGTCTTGGCGGGGGTCGCCACGGAGAGGGTCTGGGGCACCAGGTTCAGGCTGGCCAAGTGGACGCTCTTGGAGACGGGTTTGGCGCCCGTCGCCCCCTTGGCTGGTGCCAGGGTGGCCTTCTGGGCAATGCTGGCCGCCATTAACATGGCGGTGCTGGCGGTGTGGAAGGTGGAGGCTGGCAGGATGGTGCCTTTCACGATGGTGCCGTTACCCAGTTGGAGGCTGACGGTCTCGGCTTTGTCGCTGGGCAGGGGCGCAAGGGCCGGCGTGTCTTCCTTGGGGAACAACAGACTACTCCCCTCTGCCGCCTCGCCCTCCTCCATCGGCTCCACCTCGCCGTCCGGTACTACTCCGTCCTCCGCGGCCTGGGCGCCCTGCGGCTCCGAATCGGACGAGACCCGCGTCACTGTCCTCATGATGTCCCCCGTGGAGGTTTTAATAGTCTTGATCCTAACTTTGAGGGGCCGGGACGAGCTGGTGGAGGAGGACTCCTTGCTGCTGCTGTCGTCGTCGGCGTCGTCCTCGCTAGAGATGCTCCGGGGGCTTTCGGGCGGCAGCTTCGCCAGCCCGCCCAGGGGCGAAGGAGACGCCTTTGGGCTGCCCTTGGACGTCGAGGACCCGAGGGGGCTCTGCGGCTGAAGCTCAGCGGCCCCCTCGGGGGACTTTGCGTCGGCGGACACAGCCACGTCGGGGTTTGGGATGGGATCCGGCCACGGCGACACGGGGGATATCGGCACAGGGTAGGAGGTGGGGTCACCCCTTGCCTCGTCCGTCTCCTGGGGCAGGCTGCCCTCTGGCTCACTGCTTTGTTCCATCTCTTCGGATTCCGCCTCCGATAGCTTCTCCTCCTCCTCGTCTTCCTCCGACGAGGATCTGGCTTTGCTGTTTGCTGCCCTTCGATCCTCGTCCCGAGAGCGTGAACCCCCGGGAATACCCCTCGGGCGacttctcctccatctcctcgctcGACATTCTGGAATTCAAGGCCTCCGCGTCTGAAGGAATGGGAAAGAGGGGGGACCGGGGGGAGTAGCAGCCAGCCTCTGGGTCCTTCTCCTCGCTCGACTGGTCCTCGCTCTTCAGGGCGCCCGCGGCTTGCAGGCAGCCGGGCGGCTCGAAGGCCGGGCTCCCCTCCGCCCCGCGGGCCGCGCCCGCTCTGGGCCGGCTCCCCGGCCAGCCCTCGCGGTTGGCGGCGAGCGGCGCCGACTTGGCCTCCAAGCCGTTGTGCAACGGGCTGGCGTCAAAGGGGCGGGCCTCCTTGTGGTGGGCTGGAGCGGGGGTCGCAGCGCTTGGGGCTCAGGCTGTTCTTGACGATCACGCTGACCACCGGTTCGTCCGACAGCGTCACGGCAAGCTCGCCGGCTGGCCCCCTGCTGGTGGGAGGCTTCAGAGGGGCTTCCTCCTGGCCCGACTCAATCGTGCCCTGCGGGTCCAAATCGGGGATATCAAAGGCTGCCAATAGGTCATCAAATCAGGAGTTGTCATGTCGCCCATCGTAGGAAGACTAGCGAGACCTAGGAACACAAAAATAAAACATTGTAAATATTCCTGCTTTAACAAGGACTCCTCTCTGCTGACTCtgagccattcgtcccatcgagcctgctccgccattcagtgagatctggTGCGATAATcctcaaccgaccctcagtccagacggattaaaaatctgtctctcaaccttgaacatactcggCCTTCCGCGGTTGAAGGCATCCACAGATTCATTCCCCGTCCCGAGAGGAGAACCTCCTCCtcgtctcggtcttaaatggggcaCTCTCCTCACTCCGAGATTCCGTCCCTGGCCAGAGACCCCTCTCACAGGGGACAACAACCCAGCTCCTCAACCCGGGAaaccttttgaaaaaaaaaaaaaggggggggggaaaatcaAGCTTGCCAGGCCGGTCGGCCGACTTCTCGAGGACGCCTTGCCCgttgcccagctctctctcgcccgctgcccagctctctctcgcccgctgcccagctctctctcgcccgctgcccagctctctctcgcccgctgcccagctctctctcgcccgcccgctccccAAGGCCCAGGCTCCTGGTCCCTCGTCACGCAGGCACTGGGTACAATCAAGGGGAAGTGGGAGGCAGAGGCTGGCCCGCGTCTCCATCCAGCACTCTCTCAGGGGGAGGGGCACACCTGACCTGCTTCTGCGCACACTCTGGGATTAATGCATCAACTCATGCCACTGGGCAGCCCAGTCGGAACTGGGTCTGTTTCAGAGcagtgtgtgaggaggaggaggaagaggaaggggcATTTTCATTTCCCACAGAGACGCACTCTCTGGGGTACACATGCGGCAGGTGCTGTGGACCCCGACTCTCTGCCCACCTtcaagagggcagcacggcggttagcactgttgcttcacagcgggacccgggttcgattcccggctcgggtcactgtctgtgcggagtctgcatgttctccccgtgtctgcgtgggtttcctccgggtgactccggtttcctcccacaagtcccgaaagacgtgcttgttgggtgaattggacattctgaattctccctctgtataccacgaacaggcgccggaatgtggcgactaggggcttttcacagtaactgctattgcagtgttaatgtaagcctattcatCCAATTCAGCCGGAACTATATCTCACACCTTAACCCACTGCTCTACACAGACACAGAACCCAATGGCTTCTCGCTCCACCTGCCCTGCCCCTCCCAGTCTCGTCTTCAGCCAAGTGGCTCAACTTTCTACCACCAGTTTCCCCTCTCCAAATGACCTGGAACACTGTGTAACCAATAAATCAAGTCGAGTTTAACAACGTGGCCTTTAATTAATGACGGCCTTAACCGTTCGGCGCCTGGCGCCTcatcactgagggggggggggtctgacagcTGAACAAGGAGACCCGCTCGTCTCACTTTCCAGTCCAGCACAATGCGGCTCTCATTTGTGACCAGAGCGATCCTGTCCCGGTCAGTGTgggaacaccaccccccccactctgccaccccccccccccccccccccacacacacacacaccgtccccgtcagccccccccacacacaccgtccccgtcacccccccccccccccccacacacaccatccatcatcacccccctcccgccgcacgccccccccccccccccccccccaaaccacacacatgcccccccccccccccccccccccccccccccccccccccccccccccccccccccccccccccccccccccccaagtgctgtacctgtcctgggagtgtttgatggggtcagtgtagagggagctttactctgtatctaaccccgggctgtacctgccctgggagtgtttgatggggacagtgtagagggagctttactctgtatctaaccccgtgctgtacctgtcctgggagtgtttgatgtggacagtgtagagggagctttactctgtatctaaccccgtgctgtacctgtcctgggagtgtttgatggggacagtgcagagggagctttactctgaatctaaccccgtgctgtacctgtcctgggagtgtttgacggggacagcgtagagggagcttaactctgtatctgaccccgtgctgtacctgtcctgggagtgtttgatggggacagtgtagagggagctttactctatctaaccccgtgctgtacctgtcctgggggtgtttgatggggacagtgtagaggagctttactctgtatctaaccccgtgctgtacctgtcctgggaatgtttgatggggacagtgtggagggagctttactctgtatctaaccccgtgctgtacctgtcctgggagtgtttgatggggacagttgcaGAGGGGGCTTAACTCTGTATctgacccgtgctgtacctgtcctgggagtgtttgatggggacagtgtagagggagctttactccgtatctaaccccgtgctgtacctgtcctgggagtgtttgatggggacagtgcagagggagcttaactctgtatctgaccccgtgctgtagctgtcctgggagtcttggatggggacggtgtagagggagctttactctgtatctaacccgtgctgtacctgtcctgggagtgtttgatggggacagtgtagagggagctttactctgtatctaaccccgtgctgtacctgtcctgggagtgtttgatggggacagtgtggagggagctttactctgtatctaaccccgtgctgtacctgtcctgggagtgtttgatgggcacagtgtagagggagctttactctgtatctaaccccgtgctgtacctgtcctgggagtgtttgatggggacagtgtagagggagctttactctgtatctaaccccgtgctgtacctgtc is a window of Scyliorhinus torazame isolate Kashiwa2021f chromosome 26, sScyTor2.1, whole genome shotgun sequence DNA encoding:
- the LOC140402984 gene encoding LOW QUALITY PROTEIN: zinc finger protein 687-like (The sequence of the model RefSeq protein was modified relative to this genomic sequence to represent the inferred CDS: inserted 1 base in 1 codon; deleted 2 bases in 2 codons), with product MEIVKSLASLPTMGDMTTPXFDDLLAAFDIPDLDPQGTIESGQEEAPLKPPTSRGPAGELAVTLSDEPVVSVIVKNSLSPKRCDPAPAHHKEARPFDASPLHNGLEAKSAPLAANREGWPGSRPRAGAARGAEGSPAFEPPGCLQAAGALKSEDQSSEEKDPEAGCYSPRSPLFPIPSDAEALNSRMSSEEMEEKSPEGYSRGFTLSDEDRRAANSKARSSSEEDEEEEKLSEAESEEMEQSSEPEGSLPQETDEARGDPTSYPVPISPVSPWPDPIPNPDVAVSADAKSPEGAAELQPQSPLGSSTSKGSPKASPSPLGGLAKLPPESPRSISSEDDADDDSSSKESSSTSSSRPLKVRIKTIKTSTGDIMRTVTRVSSDSEPQGAQAAEDGVVPDGEVEPMEEGEAAEGSSLLFPKEDTPALAPLPSDKAETVSLQLGNGTIVKGTILPASTFHTASTAMLMAASIAQKATLAPAKGATGAKPVSKSVHLASLNLVPQTLSVATPAKTLALATKYVPASTTTTTLQLATKSTLPLAQSQKPSQAANGSTVPRSQSAPLVEAFHRLLNGKNPLPTYKPNLNPPADSCLALPPSGYRCLECGDSFALERSLARHYDRRSMRIDVTCNHCAKRIVFFNRCSLMLHAREHKDKGLVMQCSNLVMKTITLDQMIGQPDVAPPLPLAPAASGQAGASKAGGKSAAADAQQTVPVMPLFPDPALVNCDNFNCTECEQQFSNQLELALHFQVGAPNAAAQVCQLCQMLLPSKCSYFAHYRLHKSKSPYICPECGGLCRAAHIQGHVKDVCFHFARKVGYKCPQCGVVYGGVTSIKSHIQDTHCEAFHKCPICPMAFKSAPSAHSHIYTQHPGVSNQQAKVIHKCAMCDTVFTHQPLLSSHFDQHLSKQRVSVFKCPQCPVLYAQKRTMMEHIKNTHSSTKSDEAAPGRTVASVKAVVKSSPDSTDISTDESSTSLKAVLSLQRRKEMRLKLKNAGWTCGQCQMWFPEREEYVSHMKRDHGKAMKKFPCRLCERSFCSAPSLRRHVRVNHEGIKRVYSCRHCTEGKRTFSSRLTLEKHLQVIHGINMADHAQDQENLFERVSIKVTPHRPHVRYRPPK